One genomic window of Candidatus Pseudobacter hemicellulosilyticus includes the following:
- a CDS encoding glycosyltransferase — protein MKYWLLTTEFPPYYGGGISTYCYHTARMLCGQGHSVTVFIPDAHPKAYAITQQDGIRIISFNSNNGLENTLGYVPNLSYAFAIIVMDFIRKEGKPDYIESQEYLAIPYYLLQFKLLGYPEFQEVPVILTLHSPAFLYLLYNREGVYEFPNYWTGELEKSCIRSADFVIAPSQYIIGEIKEKTALSIKEEKSCIVPNPYMLLAVPPSANKITRNKLIFFGKLSPQKGVFELFAYFKGLWDAGFPHPLLVIGGTEKVYYPEMKTMGQLIRNNYAPYFREGKVTLRGKIHPSEKEAVLADAHVIIIPSMNDNLPYAAIEAMSMGKVVLASRQGGQREIIENGSSGFLFDHAIPGDFEQKLQEVLSLSDEALAAIGKEARRKIQQLLSYEAIYPKKMAALAKAGNSPANNRHFPFITPMEAGKPAPDNGLKPDLLSVVIPFYNLGAYIKDCVHSILQSSYAPIEVIIINDGSSNTESLLALKEMEQHPAVRIIHRQNEGLTASRNYGARLASGTFMAFLDADDMVHPAYYSKAIQVLRQYDNVSFVGAWVKYFGLKKGYWPTWNPEPPYILLHNSVNSSALVYKTTAFLKGGLNDRAVSYGFEDYESVVNMLDNGFRGVVLPELLFNYRIRKNSMYRKVTRYKTLYAYEYIIQKHATLYKAFAKEIVSLQNANGPAFSFDNPSLPVRVTSSIQYPNAFLNRIKQIVKRNKSLKQGALKIYNLLKK, from the coding sequence GTGAAGTACTGGCTCCTGACCACAGAATTTCCCCCTTATTATGGGGGCGGGATCAGCACCTATTGCTATCATACAGCACGTATGTTATGTGGCCAGGGACATTCGGTAACAGTTTTTATCCCTGACGCACATCCGAAAGCTTATGCCATAACCCAGCAGGATGGAATCAGGATCATCAGCTTCAATAGCAATAACGGCCTGGAAAACACGCTTGGTTATGTGCCCAATCTGAGCTACGCCTTTGCCATTATTGTCATGGATTTTATCCGTAAAGAAGGCAAACCGGATTATATTGAATCCCAGGAATACCTGGCTATCCCTTACTACCTGCTCCAGTTCAAGCTCCTGGGCTATCCTGAATTCCAGGAAGTGCCAGTAATTCTAACGCTTCATTCACCAGCTTTCCTGTATCTGTTGTATAACCGGGAAGGGGTATATGAATTCCCCAATTACTGGACAGGAGAACTGGAAAAAAGCTGTATCCGGAGCGCTGACTTTGTAATAGCGCCTTCCCAATACATCATCGGGGAAATAAAAGAAAAGACAGCACTGTCAATAAAGGAAGAGAAAAGCTGCATTGTGCCTAACCCCTATATGCTGCTGGCTGTACCTCCATCTGCCAACAAAATTACCCGGAACAAGCTCATATTCTTTGGCAAACTATCGCCACAGAAAGGGGTTTTTGAACTATTTGCCTATTTTAAAGGATTATGGGATGCAGGTTTTCCTCATCCGCTCCTGGTGATTGGCGGTACAGAAAAAGTGTATTACCCGGAGATGAAAACAATGGGTCAGCTGATCAGGAATAATTACGCACCTTATTTCCGGGAGGGAAAAGTTACCCTGAGGGGCAAAATACATCCATCGGAAAAAGAAGCAGTACTGGCAGATGCCCATGTTATTATTATTCCCAGCATGAATGATAACCTGCCCTACGCAGCTATAGAAGCCATGAGTATGGGCAAGGTGGTACTGGCTTCCAGGCAGGGTGGCCAGCGGGAGATCATAGAAAACGGCAGCAGCGGCTTTTTATTTGACCATGCCATCCCGGGAGATTTTGAACAGAAACTGCAGGAAGTGCTTTCTTTAAGTGATGAAGCACTGGCAGCAATAGGAAAAGAGGCCCGGAGAAAAATACAGCAGCTGCTGTCCTATGAGGCTATCTATCCGAAAAAGATGGCGGCCCTCGCAAAAGCAGGCAACAGCCCAGCCAATAACCGCCATTTTCCTTTTATCACGCCAATGGAAGCTGGCAAACCCGCGCCTGATAACGGCCTGAAGCCTGATTTGTTAAGTGTGGTGATCCCTTTCTATAACCTGGGTGCTTATATAAAGGATTGTGTGCATTCCATCCTTCAATCCTCTTATGCGCCCATAGAGGTAATCATTATCAATGATGGAAGTTCTAACACCGAAAGTCTGCTGGCCCTTAAGGAGATGGAACAACACCCTGCAGTCCGCATCATACATCGGCAAAATGAAGGGCTGACAGCAAGCAGGAATTATGGCGCCCGGCTGGCCTCCGGAACTTTTATGGCTTTCCTGGATGCAGATGATATGGTACACCCTGCTTATTACAGCAAGGCCATACAGGTACTCCGGCAATATGATAACGTTTCCTTTGTGGGCGCCTGGGTAAAATATTTTGGGCTAAAAAAAGGCTATTGGCCTACCTGGAACCCCGAACCACCTTATATCCTGCTCCATAATTCAGTTAACAGCAGCGCTCTTGTATACAAAACAACGGCCTTTTTGAAAGGAGGATTGAATGACAGAGCCGTCAGCTATGGTTTTGAAGATTATGAGAGCGTAGTCAATATGCTGGATAACGGCTTCCGGGGAGTAGTGCTGCCAGAGTTGCTTTTCAACTACCGGATCAGGAAAAACTCCATGTATAGAAAAGTTACCCGGTACAAGACTTTGTATGCGTATGAGTATATAATTCAGAAACATGCTACCCTTTACAAAGCATTTGCAAAAGAAATTGTCAGTCTGCAGAACGCTAACGGCCCTGCTTTTTCGTTTGACAATCCATCCTTGCCTGTTAGGGTGACCTCAAGCATACAGTATCCGAACGCATTCTTAAACCGGATCAAACAAATAGTCAAAAGGAATAAATCCTTAAAACAAGGTGCCTTAAAAATTTACAACTTATTAAAAAAATAG
- a CDS encoding glycosyltransferase, protein MKYWLLTTEYPPQHGGGISTYCFHTARMLSTLGIQVTVFIPDDNVKDYIIVGTESWTTVRFNSNRSNKAGQLHYSARISYEFAQIVQQLIRQEGKPAVIEAQDYHGIAYHLLLFKYCLYSDLTAIPVIITIHSPAFLYLTYNREPVYRFPEFHTCEMEKAAIKMANWLIAPSRFILDATQQFVDLPMQRSSLLRNPYYSTYTLPGGVPGANLIYYGKLSPQKGSFELLACFKQLWDTGFTMPLHIVGGTDIVYYPEQQTMGQLVNREFSHYINRGLLVLHGKIKPTAIEQALKNGRIIIVPSIVDNLPYVVIEAMLLGKVVLASVQGGQREMIDHGINGFLFDHQIPGDLEEKLRTILALPDNRLQVIGEAAREKATQDYSPLQIGADKIRLLSAITAASTPASRFPFLHQEPFKSVKRTGGRLSVIIPYHQKDLAPDTCIQSIRASTYQYIEILLIPYGKDKVLSKGISQFHSQGVKVLNSPYEGLTATLSFGQENATGDFLVFLETCNSVLPEFFARAIQVLKHYDNIFFAGSYVQTSGKTHQLHFTQTPQPPYALYYQPARHNGLVYRRAALQETGPFDQMVGEDFDHFEKMIHLLACGYNGIILPQFFLTQTISSSRKRNRPNRNKWPYAFKYITEKHAAYYNRFATRLANLMVVNGTFQLPGVACGDPEPGIPLDSETYPLIKRLKSWTTRAATRYKTYFTK, encoded by the coding sequence TTGAAATATTGGTTACTGACAACTGAATATCCACCTCAGCATGGCGGCGGCATCAGCACCTACTGTTTCCACACAGCCCGCATGCTTTCAACGCTGGGTATACAGGTTACCGTATTTATCCCCGATGACAATGTAAAGGATTATATCATCGTTGGCACTGAAAGCTGGACAACTGTACGGTTTAACAGCAACAGGAGCAATAAGGCGGGGCAGTTACATTATAGCGCCAGGATCAGCTATGAATTTGCGCAGATAGTGCAGCAGCTGATCCGGCAGGAAGGTAAACCAGCTGTTATTGAAGCACAGGATTACCATGGTATTGCCTATCACCTGTTACTGTTTAAATACTGCTTGTACAGTGACCTGACAGCTATCCCGGTGATCATTACAATTCACTCTCCTGCCTTTCTATACCTTACTTACAACCGGGAACCAGTGTACCGCTTTCCTGAATTCCATACCTGTGAAATGGAAAAGGCAGCCATCAAAATGGCCAACTGGCTGATTGCTCCTTCCCGGTTCATCCTGGATGCCACACAACAATTTGTGGACCTGCCCATGCAACGATCATCCCTGTTGCGTAACCCATATTATTCAACTTACACGCTGCCTGGAGGAGTTCCCGGCGCCAACCTCATTTATTACGGCAAGCTGTCCCCCCAGAAAGGTAGTTTTGAACTCCTGGCCTGCTTTAAGCAATTATGGGATACCGGATTTACTATGCCATTACATATTGTAGGCGGCACAGACATTGTCTATTACCCTGAACAGCAGACCATGGGGCAGCTTGTTAACAGGGAATTCAGTCATTATATCAATCGGGGGCTGCTGGTACTCCATGGGAAGATAAAGCCCACTGCTATTGAGCAGGCGTTAAAGAATGGCCGGATCATCATTGTTCCGAGTATAGTGGATAATTTGCCTTATGTGGTTATTGAAGCCATGCTGCTGGGCAAAGTAGTTCTGGCTTCCGTACAGGGAGGCCAGCGCGAAATGATTGATCATGGTATCAATGGCTTCCTGTTTGATCACCAGATACCTGGCGATCTTGAAGAAAAGCTACGCACCATCCTGGCATTGCCGGACAACAGGCTGCAAGTCATCGGTGAAGCGGCCAGGGAAAAAGCTACACAGGATTACAGCCCTCTACAGATCGGCGCTGATAAGATCAGGCTGCTCAGCGCAATCACGGCAGCCAGCACTCCGGCAAGCCGGTTCCCTTTTTTACACCAGGAGCCATTTAAATCCGTAAAGAGAACTGGTGGTCGCCTAAGCGTGATCATTCCCTATCATCAAAAGGACCTGGCCCCTGATACATGTATTCAATCCATCCGGGCATCCACCTATCAGTATATTGAGATATTGCTTATCCCATATGGAAAAGATAAGGTCTTATCTAAAGGGATTAGCCAGTTCCACAGCCAGGGAGTGAAGGTCCTCAACAGCCCATATGAAGGGTTGACAGCCACCCTGAGCTTTGGACAGGAAAACGCAACAGGGGATTTCCTGGTTTTCCTTGAAACCTGTAACAGTGTGCTGCCGGAATTCTTTGCCCGGGCCATCCAGGTGCTGAAACACTACGACAATATTTTTTTTGCAGGAAGCTATGTTCAAACTTCCGGCAAGACCCATCAGCTGCATTTTACACAGACACCCCAGCCCCCATACGCCTTGTACTACCAGCCTGCTAGGCATAATGGCCTGGTGTACAGAAGGGCTGCCCTTCAGGAAACGGGGCCATTTGACCAAATGGTTGGCGAAGATTTTGACCACTTTGAAAAAATGATCCACCTGCTGGCCTGTGGCTATAATGGTATAATATTACCCCAGTTTTTTCTGACCCAAACAATCAGCAGCTCCAGGAAAAGAAACCGGCCAAACAGGAATAAATGGCCCTATGCTTTTAAATATATCACGGAGAAACATGCTGCCTATTATAACCGTTTTGCCACCCGGCTGGCCAATCTGATGGTAGTTAATGGAACCTTTCAACTGCCAGGCGTTGCCTGTGGGGATCCGGAACCGGGCATTCCATTGGACAGTGAGACCTACCCGCTTATAAAAAGACTAAAGTCATGGACAACCCGGGCAGCAACACGCTATAAAACATATTTTACTAAATGA
- a CDS encoding glycosyltransferase, whose product MNYWILTTAYEKTADDEIGAYTDQQIKAFSGRGHQLHILFGRRENKQQTQQLAPDITLHSFSLKGRESAGFLGEEAALSYEFANEVIRLPDHDRPDFIEVQEYLGIGYYLLLRKQLGEPLLQGIPIIVRAHGPLFLRLASQQRSPFHFPEYWIGEMEKFCLLSACQLIAADKQLMESIQSCMTVPLSRHPVYIELSAGHSADQLYQAKMKLIDEIKNECRNSTAFPIINPQAKTGSHVPQQYRQGLTVVIPYFNMGKYIEECVASIYASSCKNVTILIINDGSTDQFSLDKLILIQQQYPAVKIIHQDNAGLSGARNTGLQNADSEFIMFLDPDDSIHPDYFTRAIQVLTQYDNISFVSCWLRYFGASSGVWPGQNPELPYLLFHNTVHSGCVFKFADLLQTGGYDNTFAFGMEDYELTVHLVSKGLHGVCIPEVLYNYRIREKSLARSFTHDRQIYLYWLIAAKHRHLFNRYGYESISMLNANGPGYLHDNPSFKSRHLQPALAFSQLWKKLIRKIRKKSFISKTDN is encoded by the coding sequence ATGAATTATTGGATACTCACAACAGCATATGAAAAGACAGCTGATGACGAAATAGGCGCATACACCGATCAGCAAATAAAGGCCTTCAGTGGCAGGGGGCACCAGCTGCATATCCTGTTTGGGAGGAGAGAAAACAAACAACAGACGCAGCAGCTGGCGCCTGATATCACTCTGCACAGTTTCTCCCTGAAAGGCAGGGAATCTGCCGGGTTTCTTGGAGAAGAAGCCGCATTAAGCTATGAGTTTGCCAATGAAGTGATCCGGCTACCGGACCATGACAGACCGGACTTCATTGAAGTACAGGAATACCTGGGCATTGGGTATTATCTGCTGTTAAGGAAGCAGCTTGGAGAGCCGCTCCTGCAGGGTATCCCTATTATTGTAAGGGCGCATGGCCCGCTTTTTCTCAGGTTGGCCAGCCAGCAACGCTCTCCTTTCCATTTCCCGGAATACTGGATCGGGGAAATGGAAAAATTCTGCCTGCTGTCTGCCTGCCAGCTGATAGCAGCTGACAAACAACTGATGGAAAGTATACAGTCCTGTATGACGGTCCCGCTGAGCCGCCACCCCGTTTATATAGAGCTGTCCGCCGGACATAGTGCAGACCAGCTTTACCAGGCTAAAATGAAGCTTATTGATGAGATAAAGAACGAGTGCAGGAATAGTACAGCCTTCCCTATCATCAACCCACAGGCCAAAACCGGCAGCCACGTCCCTCAACAGTACAGGCAGGGCCTCACCGTAGTGATACCCTATTTCAATATGGGGAAATATATTGAAGAATGTGTAGCTTCTATCTATGCCAGTTCCTGTAAAAATGTAACCATCCTGATCATCAATGATGGCAGCACTGACCAATTCAGCCTGGACAAGCTGATCCTTATTCAGCAGCAGTACCCTGCAGTAAAAATTATCCACCAGGATAATGCCGGCCTGTCCGGGGCCAGGAATACCGGATTACAAAATGCAGACTCAGAATTCATTATGTTTCTTGATCCCGATGACAGCATCCATCCAGACTATTTTACCAGGGCAATACAGGTGCTTACACAGTATGACAATATCAGCTTTGTCAGCTGCTGGCTCAGATATTTTGGCGCCAGCAGCGGTGTCTGGCCAGGTCAAAACCCGGAACTGCCCTATTTACTTTTTCACAATACCGTACATAGCGGCTGTGTGTTTAAATTTGCAGACCTGTTGCAAACCGGCGGATATGATAATACCTTTGCGTTTGGTATGGAAGACTATGAATTAACCGTTCACCTGGTGTCCAAAGGATTACACGGTGTTTGCATTCCAGAAGTATTGTACAACTACAGGATCAGGGAAAAATCCCTTGCCAGGTCTTTCACGCACGACCGGCAGATCTATTTATACTGGTTAATAGCTGCAAAGCACCGGCATCTTTTCAATAGGTATGGGTATGAAAGCATCAGCATGCTGAATGCCAATGGACCAGGTTACCTGCATGACAATCCAAGTTTTAAAAGCAGGCATTTACAACCAGCCCTTGCATTTTCACAGCTCTGGAAAAAGCTGATCAGGAAGATCAGGAAGAAATCTTTCATATCAAAAACCGACAATTGA